The following coding sequences are from one Shewanella violacea DSS12 window:
- the yfaE gene encoding class I ribonucleotide reductase maintenance protein YfaE: protein MKVNLKILTFNKILKKAPIVSLDGQPVLLFNQQHLSLLIALEHKKVKVFSECRNGYCGACKTTIISGSVSYHTQPLVTLKADECLPCCCTPTSDLDLKLSPEGCDVVTRPGITAAQIIQPQTKS from the coding sequence ATGAAAGTGAATTTGAAGATTTTGACCTTTAATAAGATCTTAAAAAAAGCCCCGATTGTCAGTCTCGATGGCCAGCCTGTGCTGCTGTTTAATCAGCAGCACCTTAGCCTCTTGATTGCACTGGAGCATAAAAAAGTTAAAGTTTTCTCAGAGTGCCGTAATGGTTATTGCGGTGCCTGTAAAACGACAATAATCAGCGGCAGTGTGAGCTATCATACCCAGCCCTTAGTCACACTCAAAGCCGATGAGTGTCTCCCCTGTTGTTGCACCCCAACCAGTGATTTAGACCTTAAGCTATCACCTGAAGGCTGTGATGTTGTGACCCGCCCGGGCATAACAGCCGCGCAGATAATCCAGCCGCAAACCAAATCCTAA
- a CDS encoding oxidoreductase produces MSFPHLLEPLELGFTQLKNRVLMGSMHTGLEEEKGGFEKLAVFYQERARGGVGLIVTGGISPNLRGRLAPNGCQLSFPWQVYKHKKITKAVHDADGKICIQLLHAGRYGYHPFSVAPSKIKSPITPFTPSPMSARQIRGTIKDYASSSALAKKAGYDGVEVMGSEGYLINEFISASTNVRDDEWGGSFENRIKFPLEIVRSIREKVGKEFIIIFRLSMLDLIDNGSSWEEVVELAKRLEKEGVNIINTGIGWHEARIPTIATSVPRGAFAWVTEKLKSEVSVPLIATNRINTPEIAEQIIASGQADMVSMARPFLADPDFVNKAAANTPELINTCIGCNQACLDHVFARKRSTCLVNPRACYETELNFTPAKKKKRIAVMGAGPAGMAFSIYAATRGHEVVLFEAKSEVGGQFNLARKIPGKEEFDETIRYFKAQMKLNKVELRLNTRLDASVVRDEQFDEIVMSSGVLPRELHLEGFDDPRVVDYQQVLKGEVKLGKRVALIGAGGIGFDLAHFICEQESSTLQPDKWLKQWGIDKAYKHRGGLRHDADALETEPENEPEAHEIYLLQRKSTKMGKDLGKTTGWIHRAVLKQHKVKMKTGVSYQKFDDLGLHISIDDKDEILAVDNVVLCAGQVSNRSLLEEMQATGLPVHLIGGVDVAAELDAKRAIRQGAELAIAL; encoded by the coding sequence ATGTCGTTTCCGCATTTATTAGAACCCTTGGAACTGGGCTTTACCCAGTTAAAAAACCGTGTATTGATGGGCTCCATGCACACAGGTTTAGAAGAAGAAAAGGGCGGTTTTGAGAAACTGGCAGTATTTTATCAAGAACGAGCTCGAGGTGGAGTGGGCCTGATCGTGACGGGGGGGATCTCACCAAACCTACGTGGCCGCCTCGCACCTAACGGTTGTCAATTGAGTTTTCCTTGGCAAGTATATAAGCACAAGAAGATCACTAAGGCGGTGCATGACGCCGACGGCAAGATTTGTATTCAGCTGCTCCATGCAGGCCGTTATGGTTACCATCCTTTTTCTGTGGCGCCCAGTAAGATAAAGTCGCCTATTACCCCTTTTACACCTTCGCCCATGTCAGCCAGGCAAATTCGTGGCACCATCAAAGATTATGCCTCGTCATCTGCCTTAGCGAAAAAGGCGGGTTATGACGGCGTAGAGGTCATGGGGTCCGAAGGTTATCTCATTAACGAGTTTATCTCAGCCAGCACTAACGTGCGTGATGATGAGTGGGGCGGCAGTTTCGAAAATCGGATTAAATTCCCGCTGGAGATTGTGCGTAGCATACGCGAAAAAGTCGGCAAAGAATTTATCATTATTTTCAGGCTCTCCATGCTAGATTTGATTGACAACGGCTCCTCATGGGAAGAGGTGGTCGAGCTGGCTAAGCGACTCGAGAAAGAAGGGGTCAACATCATTAATACCGGGATTGGTTGGCATGAAGCCAGAATTCCCACTATTGCTACCAGTGTGCCAAGAGGGGCTTTCGCTTGGGTTACCGAGAAACTTAAATCTGAAGTCTCGGTGCCACTCATCGCCACCAACAGAATCAACACGCCTGAAATTGCCGAACAGATCATAGCTTCGGGACAGGCCGACATGGTGTCCATGGCGAGACCTTTTTTAGCCGACCCTGATTTTGTCAATAAAGCCGCGGCTAATACGCCAGAGCTCATCAATACCTGTATTGGTTGTAATCAAGCATGTTTAGACCATGTGTTTGCACGTAAACGTTCGACCTGTTTGGTCAACCCCAGAGCCTGTTATGAGACAGAGCTTAATTTCACGCCAGCGAAGAAGAAAAAACGCATCGCCGTCATGGGGGCAGGACCTGCCGGTATGGCATTTTCTATCTACGCCGCGACACGAGGTCATGAAGTGGTCTTGTTCGAAGCTAAATCTGAGGTGGGTGGCCAGTTTAATCTAGCCCGAAAAATCCCGGGTAAAGAGGAGTTCGACGAAACCATACGTTACTTCAAAGCCCAGATGAAACTCAATAAGGTTGAGTTAAGACTCAATACCCGTTTAGATGCATCTGTGGTTCGAGACGAGCAGTTCGATGAAATTGTGATGTCATCGGGTGTGCTGCCAAGAGAATTACACCTAGAGGGCTTTGATGATCCGCGCGTGGTGGATTATCAGCAAGTGCTAAAAGGTGAAGTCAAGTTAGGTAAACGTGTCGCCTTGATTGGCGCCGGCGGAATTGGCTTCGATCTGGCCCATTTCATCTGTGAGCAGGAGTCATCCACCTTGCAACCAGACAAATGGTTAAAGCAATGGGGCATAGATAAAGCCTATAAACACAGAGGTGGGTTACGTCATGATGCTGATGCTCTCGAGACTGAACCTGAAAACGAGCCTGAGGCCCATGAGATCTATCTGCTGCAACGTAAGAGCACTAAGATGGGCAAAGATCTGGGTAAGACCACGGGATGGATACATAGAGCTGTGTTGAAACAACATAAAGTCAAAATGAAAACTGGGGTCAGCTACCAGAAGTTTGACGACTTAGGTTTACACATTTCTATCGATGATAAGGATGAGATATTAGCCGTGGACAATGTGGTTTTGTGTGCCGGTCAAGTGTCAAATCGCAGCTTACTCGAGGAGATGCAAGCCACTGGCTTACCGGTCCATCTTATCGGCGGGGTGGACGTCGCGGCTGAGCTTGATGCGAAACGTGCCATCAGACAAGGTGCAGAGCTGGCAATAGCACTTTAA